A region of Silurus meridionalis isolate SWU-2019-XX chromosome 15, ASM1480568v1, whole genome shotgun sequence DNA encodes the following proteins:
- the kif20a gene encoding kinesin-like protein KIF20A produces MSAPVYVSDEEECVLESTAADLGSRTHARRFQAPITELSVIGPAETHMQQVNKGERVEEKLQVFLRVRPLTDAERQRGENQGSVCVQSEDTLLLKAPKDSHSMKNAERGVSQSVHKFIFTRIFRETASQQDVYEQMMKEMVRDVLQGENRLLYTYGVTNSGKTYTIQGSAGEAGLLPRALVSVFSTLAGQLYPRANLKPILKQEVRQLSDAEVRTEEERRYALLREEEMCKQRGGVNASVSWDSGISGLSAITRLEDSDGVCLDIDGIGLCDVTVDKTVQFSIWVSFYEIYNEFVYDLLEPPTCLQTQKRNTLRLSDDKHGNVYVKDLTWVNVRSADEAWRVLTVGRNNQSFASTHLNHNSSRSHSVFTVRVLHLQPEGGATHISELCVCDLAGSERCKDQQNGERMKEANNINTSLLTLGRCINAMRHNQTYRQRPAQVVPFRDSKLTRVLQTFFSGLGRACMMVNINSCSSSYDETLHALKFSAIATQLVHGPASKSRVAYILSLLRDDPAHVDHTLIEEDEEEETDEEEDVSMFQPEALLKAINVLKREVLRQRQEKDELELKIRDQVCTEMMEVINRMQHDFSETMESERELMENRCENKINNLKSSLKKYYSQQLEEQDEQIQELSEALREMEGRSTAPMFPSLVECDGPRRSQRLASSHKHSDQQEHAELEHTKADLAQVKAELEQCRAELDLKQTELTLKTLELKRFQDHPGASSLTATAERKLIDGQKTLRQLRADLRALVLKLQSGERACCHYTDGEKLRTALNTADSTLLKQDQMLMDLHSTMQLLKAQLHRKDETLSDLKRPFTTTTPVTPATSSSCTRRGCGVAVAMVENQPPGKRAFLRLFTPSRSSKMREKPETTTPYARILRSRQPSPPPSPALARRGRF; encoded by the exons atgagtgcaCCGGTGTATGTCTCTgatgaggaggagtgtgtgctGGAGTCAACAGCGGCTGACCTGGGCAGTCGCACACATGCCAGACGCTTCCAGGCTCCAATAACAGAGCTGTCAGTCATCGGCCCTGCAGAAACACACATGCAGCAG GTTAACAAAGGCGAGCGGGTGGAGGAgaagctgcaggtgtttctgcGTGTTCGGCCTCTTACAGATGCAGAGCGACAGCGTGGAGAAAATCAG ggCTCGGTGTGTGTGCAGAGTGAAGATACACTCCTTCTGAAGGCCCCTAAAGACTCACACAGCATGAAGAatgcagagagaggagtgtcCCAGAGTGTACACAAGTTTATCTTCACACgg ATTTTTAGGGAAACAGCATCTCAGCAGGATGTGTATGAACAGATGATGAAAGAGATGGTGCGGGACGTCCTTCAGGGAGAAAACAGACTTCTGTACACATATGGAGTTACAAACTCGGGCAAGACCTACACCATTCAGG GCTCTGCAGGTGAAGCCGGTCTCCTACCCCGAGCCTTAGTCTCTGTGTTCAGTACACTGGCTGGACAACTTTACCCCCGAGCCAACCTGAAGCCCATTCTCAAGCAGGAGGTTCGCCAACTTAGCGATGCAGAGGTCCGCACCGAGGAGGAAAGACGTTATGCTCTGCTGAGAGAG GAGGAGATGTGTAAACAACGTGGGGGTGTTAATGCAAGTGTTAGTTGGGACAGTGGGATCAGTGGACTCTCAGCCATCACACGACTGGAAG ATTCAGACGGTGTGTGTTTGGACATCGATGGAATAGGACTCTGTGATGTCACTGTGGATAAAACAGTGCAGTTCAGCATCTGGGTTTCCTTTTATGAGATTTATAACGAGTTTGTTTATGATTTGCTGGAGCCACCCACATGTCTGCAGACACAGAAGAGGAATACCCTGAGACTAAGCGACGACAAGCACGGCAACGTCTATGTCAAAG ATCTGACTTGGGTGAATGTACGCAGTGCTGATGAGGCATGGCGAGTGCTCACTGTAGGGCGGAACAATCAGAGCTTTGCCAGCACACATCTCAACCACAACTCCAGTCGCAG TCACAGCGTGTTTACTGTACGAGTGCTGCATCTCCAGCCAGAGGGGGGCGCTACACACATCAGCGA gttgtgtgtgtgtgacctggcCGGCTCTGAGCGCTGTAAAGATCAGCAGAACGGAGAACGGATGAAGGAGGCAAACAACATCAACACTTCTTTGCTCACACTGGGACGCTGCATCAACGCAATGAGACACAATCAGACGTACAG GCAGCGTCCAGCGCAGGTTGTTCCTTTCCGAGACAGTAAACTAACCCGAGTACTGCAGACTTTCTTCTCCGGACTCGGCCGCGCCTGCATGATGGTCAACATTAATTCCTGCAGTTCTAGTTATGATGAGACACTGCACGCCCTCAAGTTCTCTGCCATTGCCACACAG CTGGTCCATGGTCCTGCCTCTAAGAGCCGTGTGGCCTACATTCTCTCCTTGCTGCGGGATGACCCCGCCCATGTGGACCATACCTTGAtagaggaagatgaggaggaggagactgATGAAGAGGAAGATGTTAGCATGTTTCAGCCTGAG GCTCTGTTAAAGGCGATCAATGTGCTAAAGCGAGAGGTTCTGCGTCAGCGGCAGGAGAAAGATGAGCTGGAGCTAAAGATCAGAGACCAGGTGTGTACAGAGATGATGGAGGTCATCAACCGCATGCAGCACGACTTCAG CGAGACAATGGAGAGCGAAAGAGAACTCATGGAGAATCGGTGCGAGAACAAAATCAACAACCTGAAGAGCAGCTTAAAGAAATACTACAGTCAGCAGCTGGAG GAGCAAGATGAGCAGATCCAAGAGCTCAGTGAAGCACTGAGAGAAATGGAGGGAAGAAGCACAGCTCCTATGTTTCCTTCTCTGGTGGAGTGTGATGGACCGCGGCGATCTCAACGCTTAGCTTCgtcacacaaacacagcgaCCAGCAAGAACATGCGGAGCTGGAGCACACAAAAGCCGATCTAGCACAAGTTAAAGCTGAGCTGGAGCAGTGCAGAGCTGAGCTTGATCTCAAACAAACCGAGCTTACGCTCAAAACACTTG AGCTAAAGCGGTTTCAGGATCATCCAGGAGCCTCAAGCCTGACTGCGACTGCAGAGCGCAAGCTCATTGATGGACAGAAG ACTCTGAGGCAGTTGCGTGCTGATCTGCGCGCACTGGTGTTGAAGCTCCAGTCTGGAGAGCGAGCGTGCTGTCATTATACAGACGGAGAGAAACTTCGCACAGCCCTCAACACTGCCGACTCAACACTCCTCAAACAG gaTCAGATGCTGATGGATCTTCACTCAACTATGCAGCTCCTTAAAGCTCAGCTCCACCGTAAAGATGAGACTCTGTCAGATCTTAAGCGACCTTTCACTACTACTACCCCTGTCACCCCTGCAACCTCCAGCTCCTGCACTAGACGGGGCTGCGGGGTTGCCGTGGCAATGGTGGAGAACCAACCGCCTGGGAAACGAGCTTTCCTGCGGCTCTTTACGCCATCACGTAGCAGCAAAATGAGAGAGAAGCCAGAAACCACGACACCGTATGCCCGCATACTGCGCTCACGCCAACCCTCTCCCCCACCCAGCCCCGCCCTCGCACGCCGGGGCAGGTTCTAA